The Maridesulfovibrio zosterae DSM 11974 genome contains a region encoding:
- a CDS encoding replication-associated recombination protein A, translated as MKLELTDNQPLADRIRPKTIDEFVGQSHIRERVEAFERSKRLPSLLLFGPPGCGKSTLALLLAKSTGRHFIRISAPEAGIASLRKQLAGMDILILDELHRFSKAQQDFFLPILESGKITLLATTTENPSFSVTRQLLSRLHVLRLRALGKVDLLAICKHACEELEMELSAESLSLITSMAGGDGRSLLNLLEYTSQLSPEKREADKLRTILPETVIRGDRDGDSHYELASALIKSIRGSDPDAALYYLGCLIESGEDPKYITRRLIISAGEDIGLADPYAMTLAVSCQQAVEFIGMPEGFIPLSETTVYLALAPKSNSTYAAYHTVKQEIRQNGMHPVPLHLRNATTNLQKEWGYGHNYKYPHSFPKGYVDQEYLPPEISDRKFYHSKDQGEEPRLNAWLHGQKRTARPRIDPSLSKGLKK; from the coding sequence GTGAAGCTAGAATTGACAGATAATCAGCCGCTTGCCGATCGCATCCGCCCTAAAACAATAGATGAATTTGTCGGTCAAAGCCATATCCGAGAGCGTGTTGAAGCCTTTGAAAGGTCTAAACGATTGCCCAGTCTTCTATTATTCGGCCCCCCTGGCTGCGGTAAATCAACTCTTGCTCTTTTACTGGCAAAATCAACCGGCCGTCACTTTATACGCATCAGTGCTCCAGAGGCTGGCATTGCCAGTCTACGCAAACAGCTTGCTGGTATGGATATTCTAATTCTTGACGAATTACACAGATTTTCAAAGGCTCAGCAGGATTTTTTCCTGCCTATTCTTGAGTCCGGTAAAATAACTTTACTGGCCACAACAACTGAGAATCCATCTTTCAGTGTCACAAGGCAGCTCCTTTCTAGACTTCATGTATTACGACTCAGAGCCCTTGGTAAAGTTGATTTACTGGCTATATGCAAACACGCCTGTGAAGAACTTGAAATGGAATTGAGTGCAGAAAGTCTCAGTCTCATCACTTCAATGGCTGGTGGTGATGGCCGAAGCTTGCTTAATTTATTAGAATACACTTCTCAGCTTTCCCCTGAAAAACGTGAAGCAGATAAGCTCCGGACAATTTTACCGGAAACAGTTATTCGCGGTGATCGGGATGGAGATTCTCATTATGAACTTGCTTCTGCTCTGATAAAATCCATAAGAGGAAGTGATCCTGATGCAGCACTTTACTACCTCGGCTGTCTCATTGAGAGTGGTGAAGATCCAAAGTATATCACCCGTAGATTAATAATTTCAGCTGGTGAAGATATTGGTCTTGCTGATCCATATGCCATGACTCTTGCAGTTTCCTGTCAGCAGGCGGTAGAATTTATAGGTATGCCGGAAGGGTTTATTCCTTTGTCGGAAACAACGGTATATTTGGCACTGGCTCCAAAAAGCAACAGTACTTATGCTGCATATCACACAGTAAAACAGGAAATACGGCAAAATGGAATGCATCCTGTTCCGCTTCATTTGAGAAATGCAACAACCAATCTGCAAAAAGAATGGGGATATGGACATAATTACAAATATCCGCATTCCTTCCCTAAAGGATATGTGGATCAGGAATATCTACCACCTGAAATCTCTGACCGTAAATTTTATCATTCTAAAGACCAGGGCGAAGAGCCGCGTCTGAACGCCTGGTTGCACGGTCAAAAAAGAACAGCACGTCCCAGAATAGATCCGTCCTTATCTAAGGGATTGAAAAAATAA
- a CDS encoding sensor histidine kinase, which produces MTSFNTIIIQNIVESLNVGLMVISHEGKIIFLNKAAGAILDLDCEQHLGFGWGELFITDEKSNAQFNQVILDVISQQKVGLKHIASYTLKDSTCPKKLSITSSYLTEDDATLGMVFLFEDITEIFNAEEREKKILSRNAALQKERIEGLDSLSQAVAHQVLNPVTVIGGMANIISRKLPEGDPLIHDVQVISEEALKLEGLVAAVHSYCDIPKPIPVVVSAKALFEEANKSANEILDRIGECIEMKLDCTVDKITVGKKLFHTAIVELLLNASNFTMEKITDVSVKVSRSENIITIKIADHGMGIEKHLLPHVLDPFFSTKAKGVGMGLSRVKKIVFEHQGTLQIESPGSGKGTTVTIELPCPDLSCCSKKNSD; this is translated from the coding sequence ATGACATCTTTCAATACAATAATTATTCAAAACATAGTCGAAAGTCTTAATGTTGGATTAATGGTAATATCCCATGAAGGCAAAATTATTTTTTTAAATAAGGCTGCCGGAGCAATACTTGATCTAGATTGTGAGCAACATCTAGGGTTTGGCTGGGGTGAACTTTTCATAACAGACGAAAAATCAAATGCTCAATTTAATCAGGTCATATTAGATGTCATTTCTCAGCAAAAAGTAGGTCTTAAGCATATAGCCTCCTACACATTGAAAGACAGCACGTGTCCCAAAAAATTATCCATAACATCTTCTTACCTCACTGAAGATGATGCAACGCTAGGGATGGTGTTCCTGTTTGAAGATATTACCGAGATTTTTAATGCAGAAGAGCGTGAAAAGAAAATTCTGTCACGAAATGCTGCGTTGCAAAAAGAACGAATTGAAGGACTTGATTCTCTGTCACAGGCTGTTGCTCATCAAGTTTTAAACCCAGTCACAGTAATTGGCGGCATGGCAAATATCATTTCGCGCAAGCTGCCTGAAGGTGATCCTCTTATACATGATGTTCAGGTCATTTCAGAAGAAGCCTTAAAGCTGGAAGGACTTGTTGCGGCAGTACATAGCTACTGTGATATTCCAAAACCAATTCCAGTAGTTGTTTCAGCTAAAGCCCTTTTTGAAGAAGCGAATAAAAGTGCCAATGAAATTCTGGACCGTATTGGGGAGTGTATTGAAATGAAACTTGACTGCACTGTAGATAAAATTACCGTGGGCAAGAAATTATTTCACACGGCGATAGTAGAACTTTTACTAAATGCAAGCAATTTTACTATGGAAAAGATCACAGATGTCAGTGTGAAAGTAAGTAGAAGTGAAAATATAATCACTATTAAAATAGCTGATCACGGTATGGGAATTGAAAAACATTTATTGCCACATGTTTTAGACCCTTTTTTTTCAACAAAAGCAAAAGGCGTTGGAATGGGATTATCACGTGTTAAAAAGATTGTCTTTGAACATCAGGGAACACTACAGATTGAAAGCCCCGGTTCTGGAAAAGGTACAACTGTAACCATAGAGCTTCCTTGTCCTGACTTATCCTGCTGCAGCAAAAAGAATTCAGATTAG
- a CDS encoding HDOD domain-containing protein: MQSVNIDDVKPGMILATNLEQSGRMLLPAGSVLTSSNIAVFKRQGIEDIKILTSEKIEPDEESIDRAFIYVRDYFMYVDHDHPAMIQMFDIAVYKTAVKLMEGWRLPTAEEQTVTGFEDMHDLFYRDEGSVEDVVDAELKLASFPDIFFKVKEAVADTQSSAQHIADVVGLDVGLSAQLLKLVNSPLYGFPSEISSLVRAVAMVGGSELCTLALGLSTVGYFRDIPPELIDMRSFWIHSLTCGVFSKIIAEQVQGVVPEEMFTAGLLHDVGRLILFKKMPCSAVQAMIYARENFVPLCEAEDMVLGFNHTDVAKLMFEKWNFPQNLIDIISSHHSPKKSVKSKEAGIIQLADNLALSVGIAEGGMYVLPGVEVGVWEQLGVDAERLTQIVTDYDYQIKELFNTFFD, from the coding sequence ATGCAAAGTGTCAACATAGATGATGTCAAGCCAGGCATGATTTTAGCTACTAATCTTGAGCAGTCCGGCCGGATGCTACTCCCTGCAGGATCGGTTCTTACTAGTAGCAACATTGCAGTTTTTAAACGACAGGGTATTGAAGATATCAAGATTCTTACTTCTGAAAAAATAGAGCCGGATGAAGAGAGCATTGATCGTGCTTTTATTTATGTACGCGATTACTTTATGTATGTTGACCATGATCATCCTGCGATGATTCAAATGTTTGATATTGCAGTATATAAGACAGCTGTAAAGTTAATGGAAGGGTGGCGTCTTCCTACTGCTGAAGAGCAGACTGTTACCGGTTTTGAGGATATGCATGATCTTTTTTACAGGGATGAAGGCTCCGTAGAAGATGTCGTGGATGCTGAGCTTAAATTGGCCTCTTTTCCAGACATATTTTTCAAAGTAAAAGAAGCTGTTGCAGATACTCAATCATCTGCGCAGCACATTGCTGATGTAGTGGGACTTGATGTCGGATTATCCGCTCAATTACTTAAACTTGTAAACAGTCCACTTTATGGTTTTCCCTCGGAGATAAGTTCGCTTGTACGCGCTGTTGCTATGGTCGGTGGTAGCGAGCTTTGCACCTTGGCTTTAGGATTATCTACTGTTGGTTATTTCAGAGATATTCCTCCAGAACTTATTGACATGCGCTCTTTCTGGATACACTCATTAACATGTGGGGTTTTCAGTAAAATTATCGCTGAACAGGTTCAAGGAGTCGTGCCGGAGGAAATGTTTACTGCCGGACTGCTTCATGATGTTGGACGATTAATTCTTTTTAAGAAAATGCCATGCAGCGCTGTACAGGCAATGATTTATGCCAGAGAAAATTTTGTACCGCTATGTGAAGCTGAAGACATGGTTCTTGGATTTAATCATACTGATGTTGCTAAATTAATGTTTGAAAAATGGAATTTCCCTCAAAATCTTATTGATATTATAAGTTCACACCATTCGCCCAAAAAAAGTGTAAAGAGTAAAGAAGCGGGAATTATTCAACTTGCTGATAATTTAGCTCTTTCTGTCGGTATTGCTGAAGGTGGAATGTATGTTCTTCCTGGGGTTGAAGTGGGCGTTTGGGAACAACTTGGCGTTGATGCAGAAAGACTTACACAGATTGTGACTGATTACGACTATCAGATTAAAGAATTATTCAATACTTTTTTCGACTAA
- a CDS encoding CheR family methyltransferase gives MSKLFSDRGFSGSIKITPKEFSQLRDIIYDLSGIFLQDNRKFLVENRFAPRLSELQINSYTDYINFLKYDPKGKIEEFNLLTELITTNETSFFRDNPQLKAFRDYTLRELIDLGNKTGRREIKIWSAGCSSGEEPYTLSIIIHEMLKNDLSKWRIRITANDISNNVLEMAKKGIYTKYSLRTTPEEFISKYFVEKDNEIFEIKPEIKRLVTFGKINLNQDRSVNLVPKSHVVFCRNVIIYFDKEMKKKVLTGFYNNLVKEGHLYVGHSESLHLITDGFKAKQHVGTISYRKI, from the coding sequence ATGTCAAAACTATTTTCCGATCGGGGTTTTAGTGGGAGTATTAAAATAACCCCAAAGGAGTTTAGCCAGCTTAGAGACATCATATATGATTTGTCAGGTATTTTTTTACAGGACAACCGTAAATTTTTAGTGGAAAATAGATTTGCTCCTCGCCTTTCTGAACTTCAAATAAATAGTTATACTGATTATATCAATTTTCTAAAATATGATCCAAAAGGCAAAATAGAAGAGTTTAATCTGCTTACAGAGCTTATTACTACTAATGAAACAAGTTTTTTTCGAGATAACCCTCAGCTGAAAGCATTCAGAGATTATACACTTAGAGAATTAATTGATCTAGGGAATAAAACAGGCAGGAGAGAAATTAAAATATGGTCTGCCGGATGTTCGTCAGGAGAGGAACCATACACATTAAGCATTATTATTCACGAAATGCTTAAGAATGATTTGTCTAAATGGCGTATACGGATTACAGCTAATGATATTTCAAATAATGTTCTTGAAATGGCAAAAAAGGGAATCTATACAAAGTATTCTCTAAGAACGACTCCTGAAGAGTTTATTTCTAAATATTTTGTTGAAAAAGACAATGAAATATTTGAAATTAAACCAGAAATAAAGCGTCTTGTGACTTTTGGTAAAATAAACCTTAATCAAGATCGTTCTGTAAATTTGGTACCAAAATCGCATGTTGTTTTCTGCCGAAATGTTATTATTTACTTTGATAAAGAGATGAAGAAAAAAGTTTTAACCGGATTTTATAATAATCTGGTAAAAGAAGGTCATTTATATGTTGGTCATTCTGAATCTTTACATTTAATAACTGATGGTTTTAAAGCTAAACAGCATGTTGGAACGATCTCGTACAGAAAGATATAA
- a CDS encoding CgeB family protein, which produces MNKDKVLRILVVLPLYGGSLPVGRFCVSALQEMGHIVETFEAPAFYDAYNALDDLKVTSDRYQYLQNSFLQVLSQAVLAKAETFEPDLVLAMAQAPLTHQALKRLRRDNVKTAMWFVEDFRLFTYWQSFAPFYDIFAVIQKEPFFSELNQIGVNNVLYLPLAAHPDFHKPVELTPMDMRKYGGDVSFMGAGYPNRRMAFRKLIHHNLKIWGSEWEGDHVLEPYLQLGGRRVTSEECVKIFNGSKINLNLHSSIQADELISGGDFINPRTFELAACGAFQLVDKRSLMTEAFAEGELAFFDSLEDLDEKINFYLSRPQERKNYAEKARKRVLKEHTYTSRMQTLIDYAEQSFSEWPKERNTDNIFGQDFPEELKKEIMMLIEKLGLPATVGFEDLVTAVRAQHGELTTLDTAVLFLDEWKKTYNK; this is translated from the coding sequence ATGAATAAAGATAAGGTGCTGAGAATTCTGGTTGTTCTTCCTTTGTATGGAGGATCATTGCCTGTGGGGCGTTTTTGTGTATCTGCTCTTCAGGAGATGGGGCATATTGTTGAAACGTTCGAGGCTCCTGCTTTTTATGATGCCTACAATGCTCTTGACGATTTAAAAGTTACTTCTGATCGATATCAATATCTGCAAAACAGTTTTCTACAGGTATTGTCACAAGCTGTGTTGGCAAAAGCAGAAACATTTGAGCCTGATCTGGTCCTTGCGATGGCTCAGGCCCCTTTGACACATCAAGCATTAAAGCGTCTTCGCCGGGATAATGTGAAAACAGCAATGTGGTTTGTTGAAGACTTCAGGCTGTTTACCTATTGGCAGAGTTTTGCTCCTTTTTACGATATTTTTGCGGTTATTCAAAAAGAACCTTTTTTTTCTGAATTAAACCAGATTGGAGTAAATAATGTTCTATACCTACCTCTTGCAGCCCATCCTGATTTTCATAAGCCGGTAGAGTTGACTCCCATGGATATGCGCAAATATGGCGGAGATGTCTCATTCATGGGAGCAGGATATCCTAATCGGCGTATGGCATTTCGTAAGTTGATACATCATAATCTCAAAATATGGGGATCGGAGTGGGAAGGAGATCATGTTCTTGAGCCATACCTGCAACTTGGCGGGCGCAGAGTAACATCCGAGGAATGTGTTAAGATTTTTAATGGCTCAAAAATCAACCTGAATCTTCACTCATCAATTCAGGCAGATGAATTAATCAGTGGAGGAGATTTTATTAACCCACGCACATTTGAACTTGCAGCATGCGGTGCTTTTCAACTTGTAGATAAGCGTTCTTTAATGACTGAAGCCTTTGCTGAAGGGGAGCTTGCTTTTTTTGACAGCCTTGAAGACCTTGATGAAAAAATTAATTTTTATCTTTCCCGACCTCAAGAGCGAAAAAACTATGCTGAAAAGGCTCGTAAAAGAGTGTTAAAAGAGCATACTTATACTTCCCGTATGCAAACTTTGATTGATTATGCAGAACAATCTTTTTCAGAGTGGCCCAAAGAAAGAAATACGGATAATATTTTTGGTCAGGACTTCCCTGAGGAACTTAAAAAAGAGATTATGATGCTGATAGAAAAATTAGGGCTGCCTGCCACAGTCGGTTTTGAAGATCTGGTTACAGCCGTAAGGGCTCAGCATGGTGAATTGACAACTCTTGATACAGCGGTATTGTTCTTAGATGAGTGGAAGAAAACTTATAATAAGTAA
- a CDS encoding glycosyltransferase family 9 protein codes for MNKALVVQLTRFGDLVQTKRLVLTLQKRSLEVHLCVDKSLKSLASILYPEVVVHSIVAHGTGINDSGFNSVLSTNYDIFNTLKSINFSEIYNLNFSPMNYALSTLFDSAKVKGHKIVNGQPVKSRWFDLAFRLASERRNNINLVDYWSALSPDMLPASEVNPKAAPKGGGVGIVLAGRETRRSLPYDVLAPLVMSARSTNKCKKIFLLGSQAELELSRKLLTEFPPSVAADTVNLTGKTDWAELADTISSLDLVITPDTGTMHLAAHLGVPVLGFFLSSAWCTETGPYGVGHTIIQADIECSPCIESQPCYNHLKCLNSFKDSGTIRFVATRNVKYLPAGLTVFESDCDFLGTNFLLKAGKDGTGERRSRLRKFIACHLGLLDIGEYGPFSDIAEKFYKEKDWITA; via the coding sequence ATGAATAAAGCTTTAGTTGTCCAGTTGACAAGATTCGGTGATCTTGTCCAGACCAAGCGTTTGGTCTTAACCCTGCAAAAACGCAGTCTGGAAGTACATCTGTGCGTTGATAAATCATTAAAATCTTTGGCATCAATTCTATATCCTGAAGTGGTTGTACATTCGATAGTTGCTCATGGGACAGGAATTAATGACTCTGGTTTTAATTCAGTCCTTAGTACAAATTATGATATCTTTAATACTCTTAAAAGTATCAATTTTTCTGAAATATACAATTTGAATTTTTCGCCCATGAATTATGCTCTTTCCACACTCTTTGATTCAGCAAAAGTGAAAGGTCATAAAATTGTTAACGGGCAACCTGTAAAATCCAGATGGTTTGATTTAGCCTTTAGATTAGCCTCTGAACGCAGAAATAACATCAATTTAGTTGATTACTGGTCTGCGCTCAGCCCTGATATGCTTCCGGCTTCTGAAGTAAATCCGAAAGCAGCTCCAAAAGGAGGCGGTGTCGGAATTGTTCTTGCCGGACGTGAGACACGACGTTCACTTCCTTATGATGTCCTTGCTCCTCTTGTCATGTCTGCCCGTTCCACTAATAAATGTAAAAAGATATTTTTACTGGGGAGTCAGGCCGAGCTTGAATTGAGCCGTAAGCTGCTCACAGAATTTCCTCCAAGTGTTGCAGCAGATACAGTAAATCTTACCGGTAAAACTGATTGGGCGGAGCTTGCAGACACTATTTCTTCTCTTGATCTGGTAATCACACCGGATACAGGAACGATGCATCTTGCCGCTCATCTTGGTGTTCCTGTTCTGGGATTTTTTCTTTCATCTGCATGGTGTACTGAAACAGGTCCTTACGGAGTAGGGCATACGATTATTCAGGCTGATATTGAGTGTTCTCCATGCATTGAATCACAGCCTTGTTATAATCATTTAAAATGCTTAAATTCATTTAAAGACTCAGGGACAATTCGTTTTGTTGCCACTCGCAATGTAAAATATCTGCCGGCAGGTCTTACAGTTTTTGAATCTGACTGTGATTTTCTGGGTACAAATTTTCTCTTAAAAGCCGGCAAAGATGGAACTGGAGAACGTCGCAGCAGATTACGAAAATTTATTGCCTGCCATTTAGGACTGCTCGATATAGGGGAATATGGTCCTTTTTCCGATATCGCAGAAAAATTTTATAAAGAAAAAGACTGGATAACTGCTTAA
- a CDS encoding precorrin-2 dehydrogenase/sirohydrochlorin ferrochelatase family protein: MIYYPIFLKVKNHKCLLVGAGDVGLRKLKSLLECDPAEVLVLDTSEPNAEIIKICQDKRVNFVKRAFTPEDLTDRFMVLACTSNKDVNKLISDLCKKQNILCNIADLPEKSSFILPSVIRQGDLTLAVSTGGCSPAFTKKVRRELQNVFGPHYAAFITLMGKIRPLVLDLGMETSHNTALFRELVASNILDELEAGNIDRVEELLTQILPDELLPCIPELINDLI; encoded by the coding sequence ATGATTTACTACCCTATTTTTCTAAAAGTTAAAAATCACAAGTGTCTGCTGGTTGGTGCCGGAGATGTCGGATTACGCAAACTTAAATCTTTGCTTGAATGTGACCCTGCTGAAGTTCTTGTTCTTGATACATCAGAACCAAATGCTGAGATTATTAAAATCTGTCAGGATAAACGGGTAAACTTTGTAAAAAGAGCTTTTACACCGGAGGATTTGACTGATAGGTTCATGGTCTTGGCTTGCACCAGTAATAAGGATGTAAACAAGTTAATTTCTGACCTTTGCAAAAAACAAAATATTCTATGTAATATAGCTGATTTACCAGAAAAAAGTAGTTTTATTCTACCCTCGGTTATTAGACAGGGAGATCTTACTCTGGCAGTTTCTACAGGAGGCTGTTCACCTGCTTTTACTAAGAAAGTACGCCGAGAACTGCAAAATGTTTTCGGTCCGCATTATGCTGCGTTTATTACTTTAATGGGAAAAATCAGACCCTTGGTTCTTGACCTTGGCATGGAAACAAGCCACAACACCGCTTTGTTCAGAGAACTTGTTGCTTCGAACATTTTAGATGAACTTGAAGCTGGAAACATTGACCGGGTAGAAGAATTACTGACTCAAATATTGCCGGATGAACTTCTTCCATGCATACCGGAGCTGATTAATGACCTTATTTGA
- the ccsA gene encoding cytochrome c biogenesis protein CcsA, with translation MTLFEVFQCIIITCYLTGMTLFFVGTIKNNPVLGKLGNFAAIGGFALHTLDLILAVSLYRGTIFSDGYFYFSLLGWSFILVYFGLWWKLRSTFFALTASPLALLLFIISLASQSLKVNLPAHLAGLFVGLHIGTIFVSIALMAMAAGAGVAFIYLNNKIKTKANLSAMGKEMPSLNTFDNVNHWSILIGFPLYTLGLAAGFLWARSTFTRMFSWDPKEIVTLVVWFLFAFLFHQRMVMGWRGKKPAILVIIVFIITMISLWGINFFIPTHHSFKV, from the coding sequence ATGACCTTATTTGAAGTTTTTCAATGTATTATAATCACCTGTTATTTAACAGGTATGACCTTATTTTTTGTGGGCACTATTAAAAATAATCCTGTGCTCGGAAAATTGGGTAATTTTGCAGCCATTGGCGGTTTTGCTCTTCATACCCTTGATTTAATACTTGCAGTATCTCTTTATCGCGGAACTATTTTCAGTGATGGTTATTTCTATTTCAGCCTGCTCGGCTGGAGTTTTATTCTGGTTTACTTTGGACTCTGGTGGAAATTACGCAGTACTTTCTTTGCTCTGACAGCATCTCCGCTGGCATTGCTACTCTTTATTATTTCCCTTGCATCGCAAAGTCTTAAAGTTAATCTTCCGGCGCATCTTGCGGGGTTATTTGTGGGACTGCACATAGGAACCATTTTCGTCAGTATTGCTCTTATGGCAATGGCAGCAGGAGCCGGAGTTGCTTTTATTTATTTGAACAACAAAATTAAAACCAAGGCTAATCTTTCTGCCATGGGCAAAGAAATGCCTTCGCTTAATACATTCGACAATGTGAACCATTGGTCGATTCTTATCGGGTTTCCCCTGTATACACTGGGTCTTGCCGCTGGATTTCTCTGGGCAAGAAGCACTTTTACCAGAATGTTTTCATGGGATCCCAAAGAAATTGTTACGTTAGTAGTCTGGTTTTTGTTTGCGTTCCTCTTTCATCAGCGCATGGTTATGGGCTGGAGAGGAAAAAAACCGGCAATTCTGGTGATCATTGTTTTTATTATCACCATGATCTCTTTGTGGGGCATTAACTTTTTTATTCCTACTCACCATAGCTTTAAAGTCTAA
- the hemA gene encoding glutamyl-tRNA reductase, whose translation MDHNIYLIGLNHRSAGVDIRERYALTNVEEFEDGLLEIGMNEVMALSTCNRVEILVVCSPEKSEEDVFRYWAQRCCGSVSELEPNTYCHKNLNAVKHLFRVACSLDSMIVGEPQILGQLKDSYRKAVDAGAARVIINRMLHKAFFVAKRVRTETSIASSAVSISYAAVELAKKIFGDLRGQRAMLIGAGEMAELAATHLLNSGVEKIAVANRTFSRAQELAKAMGGEAIPFENLYDHLDETDIIISSTGAPHAVIKARDMKKVIKKRKFRPMFFIDIAVPRDIDPDVNGLDNVYLYDIDDLNDVVEENRSQREDEAVKADSIVEFETLSFGNWINSLDLQPTIVDLFNRSESVAQKELAKTLKRLGDVDAKTHKALETMAMSIGKKLLHEPVVFLKRRTEEEGNADRFVDLARRMFNLDNDTIPPDAHCSRKKMSNPED comes from the coding sequence ATGGACCATAATATTTATCTTATCGGCCTTAACCACCGCTCTGCGGGAGTGGATATTCGTGAGCGTTATGCCTTAACAAATGTAGAGGAGTTCGAAGATGGACTTCTTGAAATAGGTATGAACGAAGTCATGGCTCTTTCCACATGCAACAGGGTTGAGATTCTTGTTGTCTGTTCCCCTGAAAAATCTGAAGAAGATGTCTTCAGATACTGGGCGCAAAGATGTTGCGGTTCGGTGAGTGAGCTTGAACCAAACACTTATTGTCATAAAAATCTCAATGCGGTTAAGCACCTGTTTCGTGTAGCATGCAGTCTTGATTCAATGATTGTTGGTGAACCTCAAATTCTGGGACAACTCAAAGATTCCTATCGTAAAGCTGTTGATGCCGGAGCTGCCAGAGTCATAATCAACCGAATGCTGCATAAGGCTTTTTTTGTTGCCAAAAGAGTGCGTACAGAAACGTCTATAGCTTCAAGTGCCGTTTCCATAAGCTATGCAGCTGTAGAACTGGCTAAAAAGATTTTTGGTGACCTTCGTGGACAGCGGGCTATGTTGATCGGAGCTGGAGAAATGGCTGAACTGGCCGCAACCCACTTACTGAACAGTGGTGTTGAGAAAATTGCCGTTGCCAACAGGACATTTTCCCGTGCTCAAGAGCTTGCTAAAGCAATGGGCGGGGAAGCAATTCCCTTTGAAAATCTCTACGATCACCTGGACGAGACTGATATTATTATCAGTTCTACCGGGGCGCCACACGCTGTGATCAAAGCGCGTGATATGAAGAAGGTGATTAAAAAGAGAAAATTCAGACCCATGTTTTTTATCGATATTGCGGTTCCACGTGATATTGATCCAGATGTTAATGGACTTGATAACGTATATTTATACGACATTGACGATCTTAATGATGTTGTTGAGGAAAACCGCTCTCAGCGTGAAGATGAAGCTGTTAAAGCAGACTCTATTGTCGAGTTTGAAACCCTCTCCTTTGGTAACTGGATTAATTCTCTTGATCTCCAGCCCACCATTGTGGACCTTTTCAACCGCAGCGAAAGTGTGGCTCAGAAAGAACTCGCCAAGACCCTTAAAAGGTTAGGCGATGTTGATGCTAAAACTCACAAGGCTCTTGAAACCATGGCTATGTCCATAGGTAAGAAGCTCCTTCATGAACCTGTTGTCTTTTTGAAACGCCGGACAGAAGAAGAAGGCAATGCCGATCGTTTTGTAGATCTTGCCAGACGCATGTTCAACCTTGATAATGATACAATTCCTCCTGATGCTCACTGTAGCAGGAAGAAAATGAGTAACCCGGAAGACTAA